In Juglans microcarpa x Juglans regia isolate MS1-56 chromosome 1S, Jm3101_v1.0, whole genome shotgun sequence, the genomic stretch CCAGCACTTGATATATCACTCTTTATCATGCCTAAAGACAATGATAACTTCAAAAATGTGCCATAGTGGTACTAGAAATATAACTTACATAGAGATCTAGGCAGACCGCAGACATGCTACAAGCAGGGTAGCCTATTGCCTGGCAGTGCTATCGCAGACCATATACAGGCTTGGACGGCAAGTTTCTATACTCAACATCATAGGACCATAGAAATAGCATACAGAGACACGTAGGTAGAAAAACTACAAGAAAATCACAGCATGATGGTTGCGTATTGCTGATAGTGTATCACAACCCTTATATGGACTTGGACTGCAAGTTCTTATGATGTTTTCTACCATCTGAAACAAATTCAGCCCCAAGCACACACCAATGTCAAGTAATGCAATAACATTAATTTCCCCCTCATTTATGAAATGgaattatgatttattttaaccAAAAACTATCATTCAATGCCCCTCCACATTTGGGGCCTTCCAAGCATAATCGCAGTATACGATTTACGTATCATTggatggagaaaaagaaaattcgcGGTTTCATGAACTGCAACAAGATCTGAACTTGTTTTCCGTCACACTTAGGATGCTAAAAACATCAATTGCAGGGTCTTGCAACGAGTAGGATTAAGGACCATGAATAAGGTAAATCCAAGATCAAATGCATTTAGAGGTTTTTTTAACTACGGtttctcataaataaattattaagattttgttttttcacaCCAAGTCCAATGACTTCAGCTCAGAGTTAGTTACCTATCAACTAGGTTCTGCTTTCAAAATTTCTACTAGAGACACAAAAAggaagtaaagaaaaaagaccaAAGCATGCCTAGATTCAAACTAAAGAGGGTTAAGGTGagaccatctcaacatccaaactccaTTGAAAcataaacaattttcaatttcaaattttcaaaatttccatctaataattacttaatcattataacttttccaaactttcaaacaaaagaaaaaaaaacaattctttttcaaatcctaaaacaaaaataatattaaaaaataatattctaacaatttttaactttataatttttttattcaaactttttctctcattttccaaaatcccataaaacatcttaatttaaatcattttactactatttatgaactattttactactattcacagatttttcatcttatttcatcatatcTCACATCCAACGAGGCCTAACCCCCAAATAGGTAAAAAAGATTCCCTTGCATCAAAAtcaaccaatatatatataaaagtagcaACCACATTCCCAGCACCCGATCGATAACTTCAGGGTAGATCTATTAGCATAAGTCATATCGAACAAGACAAAGTACCCAATAACCAAAAAGAACTTAAACCACAAATCGATTCGATAAACATACCATCAGATAGAAAATTGAATCTGAACAAAAAaccagaagaaaacaaaaaacaagagaCGGAAAGTGCAAAAATGGAGGAGAAGGGAGGGTTACCAAAGTTACGACCAACGATGCAGTGCCAGGTGGAGCCGTGCCGCTTGTCGAACTCCTTCTTAATGTGCTCCGCAACGTCCTTCTCCACACCGTGCTTCTCAAATGCCTAATGGAACCCAATTCCACATTAaacacgattttttttttttttttcaaaagaggaaaagaaaaagaaaagaacctcaaatttaaatatataaaattaagtaaaagagAAGAGCTGACGGCGATGGCGGTGTCGATGGCCTCCTTCTGCACGTCGGGGAGCATGTCGGCGCTCTTGATAATGACGCGTTTATCAGGGGGAGGAGTTGCCGCCACCGAAGAGGGAATCAAGTCGTCTGAGATCGGAGACTTGATCAACAGCCCGCCCGGGATGATCCTCTTGGCGTCTTCGTTCATTTTGCCTCCGGCTTTCCACCCTCTCACTCCTGGCCCCAGTCCACAACAaattacctctctctctctctctctctctctctctctctctctcacaataaGTACTCTTTTCGCTCTGGGTATGTATGGTTTTACCGGCT encodes the following:
- the LOC121246832 gene encoding dynein light chain 1, cytoplasmic-like, which produces MNEDAKRIIPGGLLIKSPISDDLIPSSVAATPPPDKRVIIKSADMLPDVQKEAIDTAIAAFEKHGVEKDVAEHIKKEFDKRHGSTWHCIVGRNFGSYVTHETNHFIYFYLDQKAVLLFKSG